From a single Shewanella donghaensis genomic region:
- a CDS encoding sensor histidine kinase — protein sequence MSLRNKLVLGNLASILLSLLVGYGLWQWLGDDSLWVIVIVCLGVCFLLSMMLTRELADSLQALEVGLLNFKDNEFSVSLPGYDDPQLSSLANLYNQASAKLRKERQFIYQRELMLDKVIQNSPNIMLLVDDNQRIIYANDAARHLFNQGIRIEGMLLSDLISVLPLALKQALNSEHEGLFSIDANGEGLSDDSAGEIETWHISRGQFNQNNQRHHLILLKQLTKELNRQEVAVWKKVIRIISHELNNSVAPIASMVNSGRVLTKDFDNERLALIFDTIENRTAHLSQFISHYAQFAKLPLPKKSPVNWENLMEQLAQQYPFTLTSLLPQQPIELDSVQLEQVLINLLKNAHESGAAKDGVSVTLLEVTHPMLGVVITIEDNGSGMSSEVLSQALLPFYSTKQSGTGIGLPLCREIVEAHGGHITMQNRAEKGLSVKLWLPNEK from the coding sequence ATGAGCTTACGTAACAAACTCGTATTAGGAAATTTAGCTAGCATTTTATTGTCACTGCTAGTGGGTTATGGCCTGTGGCAATGGTTAGGTGATGATTCGTTATGGGTTATCGTTATCGTGTGTTTGGGAGTCTGTTTTTTACTAAGCATGATGTTAACGCGTGAACTAGCCGATAGCTTACAAGCTTTAGAAGTGGGTTTACTCAACTTTAAAGACAATGAATTTAGCGTGTCATTACCAGGTTATGATGACCCTCAATTGAGTTCACTGGCTAATTTATATAATCAGGCTTCAGCGAAATTACGCAAAGAGCGACAGTTTATTTATCAGCGTGAATTAATGCTTGATAAAGTCATTCAAAATTCGCCTAATATCATGTTGCTGGTGGATGATAATCAACGCATTATTTATGCAAATGATGCCGCCAGACACCTATTTAACCAAGGTATTAGAATTGAAGGTATGCTGCTTTCAGATCTCATATCAGTGTTACCATTAGCGTTAAAACAGGCATTAAATAGTGAGCATGAAGGCTTGTTTTCCATCGATGCTAATGGCGAAGGGTTAAGCGATGATAGCGCGGGTGAAATCGAAACATGGCATATATCCCGTGGGCAATTTAATCAAAACAACCAACGCCATCATTTAATTCTACTTAAACAACTGACCAAAGAGCTGAATCGCCAAGAAGTGGCGGTGTGGAAAAAAGTGATTCGAATTATTAGTCATGAGCTCAATAATTCAGTGGCGCCGATAGCTTCAATGGTTAATTCTGGCAGAGTGCTCACTAAAGATTTTGATAATGAAAGATTAGCGCTCATATTCGATACCATAGAAAACCGCACCGCGCATTTAAGCCAATTTATTTCCCATTATGCCCAATTCGCTAAGCTGCCTTTACCGAAAAAGTCACCCGTTAATTGGGAAAACTTAATGGAGCAGTTAGCACAGCAATATCCCTTTACATTGACCTCATTATTACCACAACAACCTATTGAGTTAGATAGTGTACAACTTGAGCAAGTGCTGATTAATTTGCTGAAAAATGCTCATGAATCTGGTGCTGCTAAAGATGGGGTTAGCGTGACGTTACTGGAAGTTACTCACCCCATGTTAGGCGTGGTGATAACCATTGAAGATAATGGCTCTGGAATGTCCAGTGAGGTGTTATCCCAAGCCTTATTACCGTTTTATTCAACTAAGCAATCAGGTACCGGTATTGGCTTGCCATTATGCCGTGAAATTGTCGAAGCCCATGGCGGTCATATCACCATGCAAAACCGCGCAGAAAAGGGCTTAAGCGTGAAACTGTGGTTACCTAACGAAAAGTAA
- a CDS encoding sigma-54-dependent transcriptional regulator: protein MDSILVVDDNHAICSALTLMLDIHGYKSLSCETPEQALQIVAEQDISLVIQDMNFTQDTTSGEEGRQLFYTLREQQPNLPIILMTAWTQLETAVELVKAGAADYMGKPWDDAKLLNSISNLLSIYHLSKQNNQLSRVDSERMSAIKDADLCGMVFGSGAMQRCIDLALQVARSDVSVMITGPNGAGKDKIADIVQANSLLKSKPFIKVNIGALPMDLLEAELFGAEAGAFTGANKARIGRFEAADGGTLFLDEIGNLPLSGQVKLLRVLQTGEFERLGSHQTRKVNVRVISATNADLAEDIANGQFREDLFYRLNVIELPIAPLNQRIDDILPLASFFVGETFSFDKQAQQALLNHAWSGNVRELENVCKRAVLLAKTSQLSSADLGLSMLQTLTEQSASISMPSKNPLPTQDKTVTSTNTTVEPDKQQIEQALVAHNGVISRVAKSLGLSRQALYRRMDKYKLTVAKESVSKEAGSK from the coding sequence ATGGATAGTATTTTAGTCGTTGATGATAATCATGCCATTTGTAGCGCTCTGACTTTAATGTTGGATATTCATGGCTATAAATCATTAAGCTGCGAAACCCCAGAGCAGGCTTTACAGATTGTCGCTGAGCAAGATATCAGCTTGGTTATTCAGGATATGAACTTCACCCAGGACACCACCTCTGGTGAAGAAGGACGCCAGTTGTTTTATACCCTAAGGGAACAACAACCCAACTTACCTATCATCTTAATGACCGCATGGACTCAACTTGAAACCGCGGTTGAGCTGGTGAAAGCTGGGGCTGCTGATTACATGGGCAAACCTTGGGATGATGCCAAGTTGCTTAATAGCATCAGTAATTTACTGTCGATTTATCACCTTTCAAAACAAAATAATCAATTGTCTCGGGTTGATTCTGAACGCATGAGCGCCATTAAAGACGCTGACTTGTGCGGTATGGTATTTGGCAGCGGCGCCATGCAGCGTTGCATAGACTTAGCATTGCAAGTCGCACGCTCAGATGTGTCGGTGATGATCACCGGCCCCAATGGCGCAGGTAAAGACAAGATTGCCGATATTGTCCAAGCGAATTCATTGTTAAAAAGTAAGCCGTTTATAAAAGTGAACATTGGCGCATTGCCAATGGACTTATTGGAAGCTGAGCTATTTGGCGCCGAAGCGGGGGCTTTTACTGGCGCAAATAAAGCACGTATTGGCCGTTTTGAAGCGGCGGATGGCGGCACTTTATTTTTAGACGAAATTGGTAACTTGCCTTTATCTGGACAAGTGAAGTTATTGCGGGTATTACAAACGGGTGAGTTTGAGCGCTTAGGCAGTCATCAAACTCGCAAGGTTAATGTACGTGTTATTAGTGCTACCAATGCCGATTTAGCCGAAGACATTGCTAATGGTCAGTTTCGAGAAGATTTATTCTATCGTTTAAATGTCATCGAACTGCCGATAGCGCCGCTTAATCAGCGCATTGATGACATATTACCCTTAGCCAGTTTCTTTGTGGGTGAGACATTTAGTTTTGATAAACAAGCTCAACAAGCACTGTTGAATCATGCTTGGTCAGGTAACGTGCGAGAGCTTGAAAATGTCTGTAAAAGAGCGGTATTACTGGCTAAGACATCGCAATTAAGTAGTGCTGATTTAGGACTTTCAATGTTACAAACCCTTACTGAGCAAAGTGCATCAATATCGATGCCGTCGAAGAACCCGCTTCCTACTCAAGACAAAACAGTGACGTCGACAAACACCACTGTAGAGCCAGATAAGCAACAAATTGAACAAGCTTTAGTGGCGCACAATGGCGTGATATCGAGAGTGGCTAAATCTTTGGGGCTAAGTCGGCAAGCGTTATATCGACGCATGGATAAATATAAGCTGACTGTTGCTAAAGAAAGCGTTTCTAAAGAGGCAGGTTCTAAATAA
- a CDS encoding FtsX-like permease family protein, with protein MLHIKPIISSLLRSKSAPVLLLLQIMLSVAIVANASFIIHERLTMMQRDSGYAEEQIFKFNVYNFDPAIDNLLQNQVDQQILRNLPNVIDASSANMMPLSDSGWSDIYNDGPDAETAKRTPNFAFYLGSEHLLNTMGAKLIEGRNFRPEEMNDSLDDSGMLAMVSLPLAKAFWGDESPVGKIMYQGETPIEIIGVIEKLQGAWVNSDNFEYSVMQNIDFSGQSANKSYMVRALPEHIADLEAVITTALHAENPNRVIDDFTSLAELKDRTYSNHRLMATVLSMMVVLLLLITALGLTGMVMFNIQRRTKQIGTRRALGAKRSDIVSYFMVENYLICIAGGIIGGLLAMQLGQQLMKLYSLPMLPSIYPIAAAVGLLVVTTLAVIIPAVRASSISPAMATRSV; from the coding sequence ATGTTACATATTAAACCGATAATATCGAGTTTATTGCGCAGTAAGAGCGCGCCAGTTTTGTTATTACTGCAAATCATGCTTTCAGTAGCTATTGTGGCTAATGCCAGTTTTATCATTCATGAACGTTTAACCATGATGCAGCGGGACTCTGGTTACGCTGAAGAGCAAATCTTTAAATTTAATGTTTATAACTTTGACCCAGCCATTGATAACTTGCTGCAGAACCAAGTTGACCAACAAATACTGCGAAATTTACCTAATGTGATAGATGCGTCATCTGCCAATATGATGCCATTAAGCGATAGCGGTTGGTCAGATATTTATAATGATGGACCTGATGCTGAAACAGCCAAAAGAACCCCCAACTTTGCTTTTTATTTAGGTAGTGAGCACCTACTCAATACTATGGGAGCGAAGTTAATTGAGGGGCGTAATTTTAGGCCTGAAGAAATGAATGACAGTCTAGATGACAGCGGTATGTTAGCAATGGTATCACTTCCTTTAGCCAAAGCGTTTTGGGGCGATGAATCACCCGTGGGCAAAATAATGTATCAAGGCGAGACGCCCATTGAAATAATCGGGGTGATTGAAAAGCTGCAAGGCGCTTGGGTCAATAGTGATAACTTTGAATACAGTGTGATGCAAAATATTGATTTTAGTGGTCAAAGTGCCAATAAATCTTATATGGTGCGGGCACTACCTGAACATATTGCAGATTTAGAAGCTGTCATTACAACAGCCTTACATGCCGAAAACCCTAATCGGGTTATTGATGATTTTACCTCACTGGCAGAGTTGAAAGATCGAACTTACAGTAATCATCGTTTAATGGCGACAGTGCTGAGTATGATGGTGGTGCTTCTATTATTGATTACAGCATTAGGCTTAACGGGTATGGTGATGTTTAACATTCAGCGCCGTACTAAACAGATAGGTACGCGCCGTGCTCTAGGTGCAAAGAGAAGCGATATCGTGAGTTACTTCATGGTGGAAAACTATTTAATCTGTATTGCTGGTGGCATTATCGGTGGCTTACTGGCTATGCAATTAGGCCAACAATTAATGAAGCTATATAGCCTACCTATGTTACCGAGTATTTATCCAATAGCTGCAGCAGTGGGTTTATTGGTAGTAACCACACTCGCGGTAATTATTCCAGCCGTTCGCGCTTCAAGTATTTCGCCTGCTATGGCCACTCGCAGCGTTTAG
- a CDS encoding ABC transporter permease codes for MFLYYCDLAWRSIKKTPMLSLLMILAISIGIGITITTLNVYKTMSYNPAGDRSDQINSIQLWSQGLDSWDDFQSNLTYTDVTNLRNNNDLAVKAASFRTGLAMQSDDPEIQPVLKGVRVTDSDFFTIFEVPFLYGGRWDKSVDVQPAYQVVIGEKLNQSFFDGVNSVGKTIYLNRKPYQIVGVIKEWSPKPKYYDPSNQAFGNAEEIFIPFSITPLEQFDVWGNTSGWKFEPMITYQDRLNSEKTWIHFWTLLKTDAEKQQYKSWLSQYVEQQRSFGRFTDTAKTAKEAVQISNVEKWLEDNNVVPRDNKILVGLSVLFLTVCLVNILGLLLTKFLKRAPEVGVRRAIGASRRQIFSQYMVEVGIIGFIGGVVGLLWAWGALTLLESQFHVDASVAGLDSSMWIITPLIAISTAVLAGVYPAWVVCRTKPSVYLKAQ; via the coding sequence ATGTTTTTATATTATTGCGATCTTGCTTGGCGCAGCATCAAGAAAACCCCCATGTTGTCATTGCTAATGATACTCGCCATATCCATTGGGATAGGCATTACTATCACCACCTTAAATGTTTATAAAACCATGTCGTATAACCCGGCTGGAGATCGTAGTGATCAAATCAATTCGATTCAATTGTGGAGTCAAGGATTAGACTCGTGGGATGATTTTCAATCTAACCTCACTTATACCGATGTGACCAATCTTCGCAATAATAATGATCTAGCAGTTAAAGCGGCCTCTTTTCGAACGGGTTTAGCGATGCAGTCAGATGATCCTGAAATACAACCAGTATTAAAAGGTGTGCGGGTTACCGATAGTGATTTTTTTACCATTTTTGAGGTGCCATTTTTATACGGTGGTCGTTGGGACAAAAGTGTCGATGTGCAGCCTGCCTATCAAGTCGTAATAGGAGAAAAACTTAACCAAAGCTTTTTTGATGGGGTTAATAGTGTCGGCAAAACAATTTATCTAAACCGTAAGCCTTATCAAATTGTTGGGGTCATTAAAGAGTGGAGCCCTAAACCCAAATATTATGACCCTAGCAATCAAGCATTTGGAAACGCAGAAGAGATTTTTATTCCATTTTCAATCACACCTCTAGAGCAATTTGATGTGTGGGGTAATACCAGTGGCTGGAAGTTTGAGCCGATGATCACCTATCAAGACCGTCTTAATTCTGAAAAAACCTGGATTCACTTTTGGACGCTATTAAAAACAGATGCTGAGAAGCAGCAGTATAAAAGTTGGCTTAGCCAGTATGTTGAACAGCAGCGCAGCTTTGGTCGCTTTACTGATACGGCTAAAACAGCCAAAGAAGCTGTACAGATAAGTAATGTGGAAAAATGGCTTGAAGACAATAATGTCGTACCTAGGGATAACAAAATCTTAGTGGGACTGAGTGTATTATTTTTGACGGTATGTTTAGTCAATATTCTTGGTTTGTTATTAACCAAATTCTTAAAACGTGCGCCAGAAGTCGGCGTTCGCCGTGCCATAGGTGCTAGCCGTAGACAAATATTCAGCCAGTATATGGTTGAGGTTGGCATTATCGGTTTTATTGGAGGCGTGGTCGGGTTGTTATGGGCTTGGGGGGCATTAACCCTGCTTGAATCACAGTTTCATGTTGATGCCAGCGTGGCAGGGCTTGATAGCAGCATGTGGATTATTACCCCGTTAATTGCCATTTCAACAGCGGTATTAGCGGGTGTGTATCCTGCATGGGTAGTTTGCCGTACTAAGCCAAGTGTTTACTTAAAAGCGCAATAG
- a CDS encoding ABC transporter ATP-binding protein, with translation MLSMKNISKVFKTDLVETHALREFNLEVAEGEFVAVTGPSGSGKTTFLNIAGLLEGFTEGEYSLDGVNVSNLNDNKSAQVRNEKIGFIFQGFNLIPDLNLAENVEVPLRYRGFNAAERKRRVESALEQVGLAARMKHLPTQLSGGQQQRVAIARALAGEPRFLLADEPTGNLDSLMARQVMELLENINQSGTTIIMVTHDAELARRAQRNIQIVDGQVCDFSMYQQADHSVVSDLQKAADQQSSQQPKVANGA, from the coding sequence ATGTTATCAATGAAAAATATTAGCAAAGTATTCAAAACGGACTTAGTTGAGACCCATGCATTACGTGAGTTTAACCTTGAAGTCGCAGAAGGGGAGTTTGTTGCCGTAACAGGGCCATCAGGTTCAGGTAAAACGACCTTCTTGAATATTGCCGGTCTACTTGAAGGTTTTACTGAAGGTGAATACAGCTTAGACGGTGTCAATGTATCTAACCTTAATGACAATAAAAGCGCCCAAGTTCGCAATGAAAAAATTGGTTTCATTTTCCAAGGCTTTAACCTTATTCCTGATTTGAATTTAGCTGAAAATGTTGAAGTACCGCTGCGCTATCGTGGCTTTAATGCCGCTGAACGCAAGCGCCGTGTGGAATCAGCATTAGAACAAGTCGGTCTTGCTGCCAGAATGAAGCATTTACCGACCCAACTATCCGGTGGACAACAGCAGCGAGTCGCTATTGCTCGCGCTTTGGCTGGTGAACCACGCTTTTTACTTGCCGATGAACCAACGGGTAATTTAGACAGCTTAATGGCGCGCCAAGTGATGGAGTTATTGGAAAATATTAATCAGTCAGGCACCACCATTATCATGGTGACTCATGATGCAGAACTCGCTCGCCGCGCTCAACGCAATATTCAAATCGTTGATGGTCAAGTGTGTGACTTTTCTATGTATCAGCAAGCTGACCATAGTGTGGTGAGCGATCTGCAAAAAGCAGCAGACCAACAATCTTCTCAGCAGCCAAAAGTCGCTAACGGCGCTTAA